One stretch of Hymenobacter chitinivorans DSM 11115 DNA includes these proteins:
- a CDS encoding MBL fold metallo-hydrolase, which produces MSRFSRVLGRLVASLLAILLVAGVAFANLSPEMGGKPTKAERAAYAKTGRYQDGEFRNLIPTSVSTGGSMAGMLWKFLFGKVPNSLPPAPLPTRPLDSLSITRKTPELLRATWFGHSASLVEIAGYNILLDPMLSVKMGPVSWVTPKRYNASLAITAEQLPAIEAVLISHDHYDHLDYQSIRRLKDKTRRFYVPLGVGAHLRAWGVAPDKIRELDWNDSVQLPGLTIVSTPARHFSGRGLTNRNSTSWTSWVLKSATKRVFYSGDGGYGPHFQAIGRQHGPFDLALLECGQYDAQWSQIHMTPEQSVQAGLDVRARVMLPVHWGAFSEAFHAWNDPIQRATAEAARLQLPITTPELGQPVTPGAGPLPQLPWWQRVGQ; this is translated from the coding sequence ATGTCCAGATTTTCGCGCGTCCTCGGCCGCCTCGTCGCCAGCTTGCTGGCTATTTTGCTGGTGGCCGGCGTAGCTTTTGCCAATCTGAGCCCCGAAATGGGCGGCAAGCCCACCAAGGCCGAGCGGGCCGCCTACGCCAAAACCGGCCGCTACCAGGACGGCGAGTTCCGCAACCTGATTCCGACCAGCGTCAGCACCGGCGGCAGCATGGCGGGCATGCTCTGGAAGTTTCTTTTCGGCAAGGTGCCCAACAGCCTGCCGCCCGCGCCCCTGCCCACCCGGCCGCTCGACTCGCTCAGCATCACCCGCAAAACGCCCGAGCTGCTGCGCGCCACCTGGTTTGGGCACTCGGCCAGCCTGGTGGAAATTGCGGGCTACAATATCTTGCTGGACCCCATGCTGAGCGTGAAAATGGGGCCCGTGAGCTGGGTCACGCCCAAGCGTTACAACGCCAGTCTGGCTATTACCGCCGAGCAGCTGCCGGCCATCGAGGCCGTGCTCATTTCCCACGACCACTACGACCACCTCGACTACCAGAGCATCCGGCGGCTCAAGGACAAAACCCGGCGCTTCTACGTGCCCCTGGGCGTGGGGGCCCACCTGCGGGCCTGGGGCGTGGCACCCGACAAAATCCGGGAGCTGGACTGGAACGACTCAGTGCAGCTGCCGGGCCTGACCATTGTCAGTACACCGGCGCGGCACTTTTCGGGCCGGGGCCTCACCAACCGCAACTCCACTTCCTGGACTTCCTGGGTGCTGAAGTCGGCCACGAAACGCGTGTTTTACAGTGGCGACGGAGGCTACGGCCCGCACTTCCAGGCCATCGGCCGGCAGCATGGCCCCTTCGACCTGGCCTTGCTCGAGTGCGGGCAGTACGATGCGCAGTGGAGCCAGATTCATATGACGCCCGAGCAGAGCGTGCAGGCCGGCCTCGACGTGCGGGCCCGGGTGATGCTGCCCGTGCACTGGGGCGCGTTCAGCGAAGCCTTCCACGCCTGGAACGACCCTATTCAGCGGGCCACGGCCGAAGC
- a CDS encoding PQQ-dependent sugar dehydrogenase, protein MIRRLLPLALLAPLALGFTAESPTAAADANLSKIKLPAGFTISYFAQGVKSARELAVGPDGTVYVGTKDDKVYALPDRNKDGRADEVVTVATGLNAPNGVAVRNGALYVGEINRVVRYDNIAKTLKQKPKPVVVYNQLPNKDWHGYKYIAFGPDGKLYVPVGAPCNSCEQEEAIYGTINRMNPDGTGFETIAKGVRNTVGFDWSPVDKALWFTDNGRDQLGDNLPADELNRAAAPGLHFGFPYFFAGDVPDPEFSQGRSAATYTKPARKLGPHVAALGMKFYTGKQFPAQYRNQIFIPEHGSWNRSTKIGYRISLVKLDATGKQATSYETFAEGWLQGKTSWGRPVCLLQLPDGSLLLSDDQNDAVYRISYKG, encoded by the coding sequence ATGATTCGCCGCCTTCTTCCCCTCGCCCTGCTCGCGCCCCTGGCCCTGGGCTTTACCGCCGAAAGCCCCACCGCCGCGGCCGACGCCAACCTGAGCAAGATCAAACTGCCCGCGGGCTTTACCATCAGCTACTTTGCCCAGGGCGTGAAAAGCGCCCGGGAGCTGGCTGTGGGCCCCGACGGCACCGTGTACGTGGGCACCAAGGACGACAAAGTCTACGCCCTGCCCGACCGTAACAAGGACGGCCGCGCCGATGAAGTCGTGACCGTGGCCACCGGCCTGAACGCGCCCAACGGCGTGGCCGTGCGCAACGGCGCGCTCTACGTGGGCGAAATCAACCGGGTGGTGCGCTACGACAACATTGCCAAGACGCTCAAGCAGAAGCCCAAGCCCGTGGTAGTCTACAACCAGCTGCCCAACAAGGACTGGCACGGCTACAAGTACATTGCCTTTGGGCCCGACGGCAAGCTCTACGTGCCGGTGGGCGCGCCCTGCAACTCCTGCGAGCAGGAAGAAGCCATTTACGGCACCATCAACCGCATGAACCCCGACGGCACCGGCTTCGAAACCATAGCCAAGGGCGTGCGCAACACCGTGGGCTTCGACTGGAGCCCCGTGGATAAAGCCCTGTGGTTTACCGATAACGGCCGCGACCAGCTCGGCGACAACCTGCCCGCCGATGAGCTCAACCGCGCGGCCGCGCCCGGTCTGCACTTCGGCTTCCCCTACTTCTTCGCCGGCGACGTGCCCGACCCCGAGTTCAGCCAGGGCCGCTCGGCCGCTACCTACACCAAGCCCGCCCGCAAGCTCGGGCCCCACGTGGCCGCCCTGGGCATGAAATTCTACACCGGCAAGCAATTCCCGGCCCAGTACCGCAACCAGATTTTCATCCCCGAGCACGGCTCCTGGAACCGCAGCACCAAAATCGGCTACCGCATCAGCCTCGTCAAGCTCGACGCCACCGGCAAGCAGGCCACCAGCTACGAAACCTTCGCCGAAGGCTGGCTACAGGGCAAAACCAGCTGGGGCCGCCCCGTGTGCCTGCTCCAGCTGCCCGACGGCTCCCTGCTGCTCTCCGACGACCAGAACGACGCCGTCTACCGCATCAGCTACAAAGGCTAG
- a CDS encoding ATP-dependent zinc protease family protein — protein sequence MKKQRVPKRVVGRRELVDFPQFDIQGVEAKVDTGAYTGAIHCSNIRVEQLPDGRQILRVQLLDDTHPNFNGRPMYFADFSLRDIKSSNGDVQERYVIQTIIRLFNEDYVTEFSLSDRSDMKYPVLIGRLLLRRGRFVVDVARRNVSAKFQHATNQARP from the coding sequence ATGAAAAAACAGCGAGTGCCGAAGCGCGTGGTGGGCCGCCGGGAGTTGGTCGACTTTCCGCAGTTTGATATTCAGGGCGTGGAGGCCAAGGTGGACACGGGCGCCTACACGGGCGCCATTCACTGCTCCAACATCCGGGTGGAGCAGCTGCCCGACGGCCGCCAGATTCTGCGCGTCCAGCTCCTCGACGACACCCACCCCAACTTCAATGGCCGACCCATGTACTTTGCCGACTTCAGCCTGCGCGACATCAAAAGCTCCAACGGCGACGTGCAAGAGCGCTACGTTATCCAAACCATTATCCGCCTTTTCAACGAAGACTACGTCACCGAATTCTCCCTGTCCGACCGCAGCGACATGAAATATCCCGTCCTCATTGGGCGGCTGCTGCTGCGCCGGGGGCGGTTTGTGGTGGACGTGGCCCGGCGCAATGTTTCGGCTAAATTTCAACACGCCACGAACCAAGCGCGGCCTTAA
- the rimK gene encoding 30S ribosomal protein S6--L-glutamate ligase, producing the protein MKLAILSREPKLYSTTRLVEAARQRGHDVAVIDHMKCNLVLEKGAPGIVYLDNKLEKFDAIIPRIGASATFYGTAVVRQFEMMKVKTAVESQAIIRSRDKLRSMQILSRAGVGMPKTAFTNYSNEVSELIGLVGGAPVIIKLLEGTQGLGVVLAESEKAAQSVIEAFHNLKARIIVQEYIAESKGADLRAFVVNGEVVGAMKRQGKEGEFRSNLHRGGTGTLVKLTRAEKAAALLATKALGLGIAGVDMLQSKRGPLVLEVNSSPGLEGIEKATGLNIAGKIIEYTEELAQRKVKKEGAGTKKKAPEPMPDSQSDTPQR; encoded by the coding sequence ATGAAACTTGCGATTCTGTCGCGTGAGCCGAAGCTGTATTCCACGACTCGTCTGGTAGAAGCTGCCCGGCAGCGTGGCCACGACGTGGCGGTTATCGACCATATGAAGTGCAACCTGGTGCTCGAAAAAGGGGCGCCCGGCATTGTATACCTCGACAATAAACTCGAAAAATTCGACGCCATCATTCCCCGCATCGGGGCCTCGGCTACCTTCTACGGCACGGCCGTGGTGCGGCAGTTTGAGATGATGAAGGTTAAGACGGCCGTCGAAAGCCAGGCCATCATCCGCTCCCGCGACAAGCTGCGCTCCATGCAGATCCTGTCCCGGGCCGGGGTGGGCATGCCCAAAACGGCTTTTACCAACTATTCCAACGAAGTATCCGAGCTGATCGGGCTCGTGGGCGGCGCCCCGGTTATCATCAAGCTGCTCGAAGGCACCCAGGGACTGGGCGTGGTACTGGCCGAGTCCGAAAAAGCGGCCCAGTCCGTTATTGAGGCCTTTCACAACCTCAAGGCCCGCATCATCGTGCAGGAGTATATTGCCGAAAGCAAGGGCGCCGATTTGCGCGCCTTCGTCGTGAACGGCGAAGTAGTGGGCGCCATGAAGCGGCAGGGCAAGGAGGGCGAATTCCGCTCCAACCTGCACCGCGGCGGCACCGGCACGCTCGTCAAGCTCACCCGGGCCGAAAAAGCCGCCGCCCTGCTGGCCACCAAAGCCCTGGGCCTGGGCATTGCCGGCGTGGATATGCTGCAAAGCAAACGAGGCCCACTGGTGCTGGAAGTAAACTCCTCGCCGGGCCTGGAAGGCATTGAAAAAGCCACCGGCCTCAACATTGCCGGCAAAATCATCGAGTACACCGAGGAACTGGCCCAGCGCAAGGTGAAAAAGGAAGGCGCCGGCACCAAGAAGAAAGCCCCCGAGCCCATGCCCGACTCGCAGTCGGACACGCCGCAGCGGTAG
- a CDS encoding GNAT family N-acetyltransferase, protein MRWTIVEYVPQYAEPLRLLYLRARQRAFTWLDAAQFSLEDFDAVTRGETILVVLNQAEPVGFIAWWPPDNFIHSLFVAPEQHGQGIGQALLQACLARMGRPATLKCLQQNTRALGFYRALGWTITAEGDSSEGPYFLLTLR, encoded by the coding sequence ATGCGTTGGACCATCGTCGAATACGTGCCCCAATACGCCGAGCCGCTGCGGCTGCTGTACCTGCGGGCCCGGCAGCGGGCCTTTACCTGGCTCGATGCGGCGCAGTTTTCCTTGGAAGACTTCGACGCCGTAACCCGGGGCGAAACCATCCTCGTGGTCCTAAACCAGGCCGAGCCCGTGGGCTTTATTGCCTGGTGGCCGCCCGACAACTTTATTCATTCGTTGTTTGTCGCGCCTGAGCAGCATGGTCAGGGCATTGGCCAAGCACTGCTGCAGGCTTGTCTGGCGCGAATGGGCCGCCCGGCGACGCTCAAGTGCTTGCAGCAAAACACCAGGGCCCTGGGTTTTTATCGGGCCCTGGGCTGGACGATTACCGCCGAGGGCGACAGTTCGGAAGG